Proteins co-encoded in one Yamadazyma tenuis chromosome 1, complete sequence genomic window:
- the sof1 gene encoding Protein sof1 (COG:A; EggNog:ENOG503NV6T), whose protein sequence is MKIKTISRSSDAYVPVRNTQESALPRNLNPALHPFERAREYTKALNATKMERMFAQPFVGQLGDGHRDGIYSIAKNFDTVNQMATGSGDGVIKYWDLVSREEKISFKAHYGMVSGLVVTPNTHNMLSCGDDKTIKLWSVNTQDFNTTIGDQDIYDQKDNGLLKTFLGEHAFKGMDHHRDDGVFVTGGASIQLWDINRSNYISNLSWGADNINTVKFNKTQTNIIASAGSDNSIVLYDTRTNSPVQKVVTSLRTNALSWNPMEAFNFASASDDHNAYYWDMRKLKRSLNVYKDHVSSVMDLDFSPTGEELVTGSYDKTIRIYKTRHGHSRDIYHTKRMQRVHVVKFSTDSRYIFSGSDDYNVRIWRTVANDRAKVKSARERAKMEYDTALKERFKYMPEIKRIARHRHLPHTVRKAREIKSIETDSLKRREDNKRKHSKKGAVPYVSEREKHIRGTSIKED, encoded by the coding sequence ATGAAGATCAAGACCATCAGCAGGTCTTCTGACGCCTATGTCCCTGTCAGGAATACCCAGGAGTCTGCGTTGCCCCGGAACTTGAACCCGGCTTTGCACCCGTTCGAGAGAGCCAGGGAATACACAAAGGCCTTGAATGCCACCAAAATGGAAAGAATGTTTGCTCAACCATTTGTTGGTCAATTGGGAGATGGCCACCGCGATGGAATATACTCCATCGCCAAGAACTTCGACACCGTCAACCAGATGGCCACCGGTTCGGGTGACGGTGTCATAAAATACTGGGATTTGGTATCTCGCGAAGAGAAGATTAGTTTCAAGGCCCACTATGGAATGGTCAGTGGGCTTGTGGTCACACCAAATACACATAACATGTTGTCGTGTGGGGACGATAAGACCATCAAGTTGTGGTCGGTGAACACCCAggacttcaacaccaccataGGAGATCAAGACATATATGACCAGAAAGACAACGGGCTTCTCAAGACCTTCTTGGGAGAACACGCATTTAAGGGGATGGACCACCACCGAGATGACGGGGTGTTTGTGACGGGAGGCGCCAGCATCCAGCTCTGGGACATCAACCGGTCCAACTACATTTCTAACCTTTCATGGGGAGCAGACAACATAAATAccgtcaagttcaacaagacGCAAACCAACATAATAGCATCGGCCGGGAGCGACAACTCGATCGTGTTGTACGACACGCGGACCAACTCCCCTGTGCAAAAGGTGGTGACGAGTTTACGAACCAATGCTCTTAGTTGGAATCCGATGGAAGCATTCAACTTTGCCAGTGCCAGTGACGACCACAATGCCTACTACTGGGACATGCGGAAGTTGAAGCGGTCCTTGAACGTGTACAAGGATCACGTGTCATCGGTAatggacttggacttttctCCTACGGGAGAAGAGCTTGTCACTGGGTCTTACGATAAAACCATTCGAATCTATAAAACCCGACACGGGCACCTGAGGGACATCTACCACACAAAGAGAATGCAACGGGTACATGTGGTGAAGTTTTCCACCGATTCTAGGTATATTTTCAGTGGGTCTGATGACTATAACGTGAGGATCTGGAGAACGGTTGCAAATGACCGGGCCAAGGTCAAATCGGCTCGGGAAAGGGCTAAGATGGAATATGACACCGCCCTTAAGGAAAGGTTCAAGTACATGCCCGAAATCAAGAGAATTGCCCGTCACCGACACTTACCACACACGGTTAGGAAAGCCAGAGAGATCAAGAGCATCGAGACCGACTCTCTcaagagaagagaagaCAACAAGCGAAAGCACAGCAAAAAGGGAGCTGTTCCGTATGTGTCAGAGCGGGAAAAGCATATCCGTGGAActtccatcaaagaagattAA
- the RIC1 gene encoding WD40 repeat protein (COG:S; EggNog:ENOG503NWUQ), whose amino-acid sequence MVWIDSLELSSPLATSEEVLEIIDMRYTSFIAILTPKSIIIVHESTLLPLAIHTRTQESIEQHGSNKRVKTKNLNLGVKMSRLNIFNLFLVTSQDYLLIYQVHIDPTKSVFEVSDNDNITLQKLLPVNSNSERFSFTKMLNSVTRSLGSNHINLQNLESFNIPVDELANFSIEYVRLSVFKTIKIGIGISKFWLKSNSHNLFVYRDNLIQVINIKTLNNEICNFIEFSWFDSQTKDIWYNYSFNYFIIADISNELWFMNVGENELNPEGHKLGLNLEINDLKFNPVYEVVLIKYRTRDGDTRLGLFRLDGCLRKATDIQISDWTDFRFQWSNDGEFFIVLDNKGRWFISSKFGNITTDTEILSNEINENYLSATQLLISSNDNSVLLIKDDQIHKVNLVRLLSQQDLIITSPHYFSLVESNKLRNKLLKYPLLSHFKYSGLASSSKAKLKVSKNYVNQFIISCGDKLSVSNRYKNAEGDYNHLIWFNFKNYFVETLNITNHVSFKQFLILINRATKDYGGKDKLVDELVIINLKDSGFAQGGSPFPFDSDLFIWRHALETILTFELVDNKLIILDSQYKLFIFELFDGYTNASGNYYDFYMKQSKTIDFTNMKDKLALSKITKIQMIDNLNFLILLNNGEFYILKNQSNKILLTSYFQLIQVQSCIEEFRINDITINEEMIKYIYLFKGNQLLIYNLTHLIDLIFEPVDLNPHDGLDEEEVTSQMKLIKPITIELENFQPLKIHKTLDSINLIGLQDLILNDSFIRVKLNTKLILNNLVEFDLLNATEVRMIHTKFSSFSQYTYCLELLLFDYLTKENPLIHSLLDLIKLADNYESIFINCLRKIEFKYWSNFFRILKTDPFNLMNKLLDSNNVQLGYNFLIIYLNLKSEEETENSSGYLDSNDEKIILSLIERLVNMCYWDWCFELCRFIKLLDPSSRLLIRIRDTRSATNAELRKRVIHLYRKYMRYSKEMSDIYELDMPVSNVKTKIRQEFERQRYVNDLGVANVLYMKGQMEFQELNNFWKQQCHVLRYFDDQTEPGKIDKNDFVTNFLRGNN is encoded by the exons ATGGTTTGGATCGATTCGTTAGAACTCCTGTCCCCGTTGGCCACCAGCGAGGAAGTTTTGGAGATCATTGACATGCGCTACACGTCGTTCATTGCAATTCTCACTCCCAAATCCATTATAATTGTTCACGAATCAACACTTCTCCCACTCGCGATCCACACCCGAACTCAAGAATCTATTGAACAACATGGCTCCAACAAGCGGGTCAAGACCAAGAACCTCAATCTAGGGGTTAAGATGTCGCGGTtgaacatcttcaacttgtttctCGTCACCAGCCAAGACTATCTCCTTATATATCAGGTTCATATTGATCCCACTAAATCGGTCTTCGAAGTATCTGATAATGATAACATCACTCTCCAGAAACTTTTGCCTGTCAACTCCAATTCGGAGCGGTTCAGCTTTACGAAGATGTTGAACCTGGTGACCCGTTCGTTGGGTTCTAACCATatcaatcttcaaaatcttgaaagtTTCAACATTCCGGTGGACGAGCTTGCCAATTTTAGTATTGAGTACGTGAGACTCTCCGTGTTCAAGACTATTAAAAtaggaattggaatctcGAAGTTCTGGTTGAAGTCCAACAGCCACAATCTCTTTGTATATAGAGACAATTTGATTCAggtcatcaacatcaagactttgaacaacGAGATTTGCAACTTCATTGAGTTCAGCTGGTTTGACTCCCAAACTAAGGATATTTGGTATAATTACAGCTTCAATTACTTTATCATTGCTGACATTCTGAATGAGCTATGGTTCATGAATGTTGGTGAGAATGAATTGAACCCAGAAGGACACAAGTTGGGTTTAAACTTGGAGATTaacgacttgaagtttAACCCTGTCTACGAGGTGGTTCTTATCAAATATAGAACCCGTGATGGTGATACACGCTTGGGTTTGTTTAGACTTGATGGGTGCTTGAGGAAAGCCACCGATATCCAGATCTCCGATTGGACAGACTTCCGTTTCCAATGGTCAAACGACGGAGAGTTCTTTATTGTTTTGGATAACAAGGGACGTTGgttcatttcttccaagtttggGAATATCACCACTGACACTGAGATTCTTTCaaatgaaatcaacgaaAACTATCTTTCTGCTACTCAGCTTTTGATCTCTTCAAACGATAACTCGGTGTTGTTAATCAAAGATGACCAAATCCATAAAGTCAATTTGGTCAGACTCCTTAGTCAACAAGACTTGATAATCACGTCCCCTCATTATTTTTCGCTAGTCGAGTCCAATAAGTTGAGGAACAAGCTACTCAAGTATCCGTTATTATCACACTTCAAATATTCTGGTCTTGCCAGCTCAAGCAAGGCTAAATTAAAGGTGTCGAAAAACTATGTGAACCAGTTTATAATCTCTTGTGGAGACAAGTTATCGGTTTCAAATAGATACAAGAATGCTGAAGGTGACTATAATCATCTtatttggttcaatttcaaaaattACTTTGTGGAAACCctcaacatcaccaaccacGTCAGTTTCAAGCAGTTTTTGATCTTAATCAACAGAGCTACTAAGGATTATGGAGGCAAAGACAAGTTGGTAGATGAGTTGGTCataatcaacttgaaggattcAGGTTTTGCTCAAGGTGGGCTGCCATTTCCATTTGATTCAGACTTGTTCATCTGGAGGCACGCTTTGGAGACGATTTTGACATTTGAGTTGGTagacaacaagttgattatTTTGGACTCTCAGTACAAGTTATTTATCTTTGAGTTGTTTGATGGGTATACCAATGCAAGTGGTAACTATTATGACTTTTACATGAAACAGAGCAAGACGATCGATTTTACGAATATGAAAGATAAACTTGCCTTGAGcaagatcaccaagatcCAGATGATAGACAACTTaaacttcttgattctCCTCAACAATGGAGAGTTTTATATTCTCAAAAACCAGTCTAATAAGATCCTTCTCACCAGTTACTTTCAACTTATTCAGGTACAAAGCTGTATTGAAGAGTTTCGTATCAATGACATCACCATCAATGAAGAGATGATCAAGTATATATACTTGTTCAAAGGCAACCAACTCCTCATATACAACTTGACTCATCTTATAGACTTGATTTTTGAACCGGTCGACTTGAATCCACACGATGgtttggatgaagaagaagtcacCAGTCaaatgaagttgatcaagccAATAaccattgaacttgaaaactTTCAACCTTTGAAGATCCACAAAACCTTGgactccatcaacttgattggGCTCCAGGACTTGATCCTTAATGATAGCTTCATCAGGGTTAAGCTCAAtaccaagttgattctcAATAACTTGGTGGAATTCGATCTTCTCAACGCTACAGAAGTCAGGATGATCCACACAAAGTTTTCCAGCTTCAGCCAGTATACCTACTGTCTcgagcttcttcttttcgaCTATCTCACTAAAGAAAACCCCCTTATTCACTCCTTGCTCGATCTCATTAAGCTCGCCGATAACTACGAGCTgatattcatcaactgtCTCCGGAAAATagagttcaagtactggtCCAACTTTTTCAGAATCCTCAAGACTGACccgttcaacttgatgaacaagttattgGACTCCAATAATGTCCAGCTTGGCTACAATTTCTTGATTATATACTTGAACCTAAAGCTGGAGGAAGAAACCGAAAACTCATCGGGTTATCTCGACAGCAACGACGAAAAAATCATATTGAGCTTGATTGAGAGGCTAGTTAACATGTGTTACTGGGATTGGTGCTTCGAATTGTGTCGGTTCATAAAGTTGTTGGATCCATCCAGCAGACTCTTGATTCGCATTAGAGATACG AGGTCGGCAACCAATGCTGAACTCAGAAAACGTGTGATTCACTTGTACCGGAAATATATGAGATATTCCAAGGAAATGAGTGACATTTACGAGTTGGATATGCCTGTGTCCAACGTCAAGACCAAGATTAGACAAGAGTTTGAAAGACAGAGATATGTCAACGATTTGGGAGTGGCCAACGTGTTGTACATGAAGGGGCAAATGGAGTTTCAggagttgaacaatttcTGGAAACAACAGTGTCATGTTTTGAGATACTTTGATGACCAGACCGAGCCTGGCAAGATTGACAAAAATGACTTCGTCACGAACTTCTTGAGAGGAAACAACTAG
- the HRK1 gene encoding serine/threonine protein kinase (COG:D; EggNog:ENOG503NVGV) → MPDRHKMKLFHFNKTNTEEDLTPSNSNQSHASNKKFLGFNIGKPDSHDVLASPVISNSIDNVGILPQPSSQSVQHPQVQHHTVQAAGQSRSGTSSPHSPSNVINKEDSNHAFLKSNSMVELKKFFKPIKKGPTPKNYDNKLHSPSPMAVNNSQFQGHAPMSGILSSGTSNAHHSREHSSTSLAMLINQTSSQLLHHASQSSAGNHGKAPFTDDESPLVQKYGKIGKELGSGAGGSVKLIIRPSDSKTFAVKEFRPRRNTESLKDYTRKCTAEYCIGSTLKHPNIIKTIDIIHENNRYYEIMEYAPIDFFAVVMSGEMSRQEINCCLKQIIEGVAYLHSLGLAHRDLKLDNCVLTEDGILKIIDFGSAVIFKYPYDHYGNSKDSIHYCHGVVGSDPYLAPEVLRNSNSYNPQPVDLWSIAIIYCCMTLKRFPWKIPNPEKDNSFKLYSMEDDNWHDYVISNECHKLLLQQRKLKNTIVRSNKRKKSIQESGGPTPGNHDDMEQDHMEEPAPTSQSEQPEAGTEPSVPQEGEEEVLSGAKAEEIMAELKKIEDRLEEYENKKHEMKQRFIEAKQRAQGASESNKEEEEETESKKKSHKQIHGPYRLMRLLPHASRPVISKMLQVDPHSRASLEDILNDEWIRDIKCCTLNKVVRSEDNALAGVTFDEDENDVLVKGSPPHNHTIVFDNQ, encoded by the coding sequence ATGCCTGACAGACATAAAATGAAGCTTTTccacttcaacaaaacaaaTACCGAAGAAGACCTCACCccttccaactccaaccaAAGTCATGCCAGtaacaagaagttcttgggTTTCAACATTGGTAAACCTGATTCCCATGACGTGTTGGCACTGCCCGTGATCAGTAATTCGATTGACAATGTCGGCATTCTCCCCCAACCCCTGCTGCAATCAGTCCAACACCCTCAGGTCCAACATCACACGGTTCAAGCAGCTGGGCAAAGTCGTAGTGGCACCAGCTCGCCCCATTCGCCGCTGAAcgtcatcaacaaggaaGACTCGAACCACGCGTTTCTCAAGTCCAATTCGatggtggagttgaagaaattttTCAAGCCCATCAAAAAGGGACCTACTCCTAAAAACTACGACAATAAACTCCATTCGCCGCTGCCAATGGCCGTCAATAACCTGCAGTTCCAGGGCCATGCTCCTATGAGCGGGATCTTGAGCAGCGGGACTTCGAATGCTCATCACAGTCGAGAACACTCATCGACGTCGTTGGCGatgttgatcaaccagACTTCAAGTCAATTGTTGCACCACGCGTCACAGAGCTCGGCTGGTAACCATGGAAAGGCCCCATTCACCGATGACGAGTCTCCATTGGTTCAAAAGTACGGTAAAATCGGTAAGGAATTGGGTTCCGGAGCTGGAGGATCCGTCAAATTGATCATCCGCCCATCCGACTCCAAGACGTTCGCTGTGAAGGAGTTCAGGCCTAGAAGAAATACTGAGAGCTTGAAGGACTACACCAGGAAGTGCACGGCTGAGTACTGTATTGGATCGACCTTGAAGCATCccaacatcatcaaaaccatAGACATAATCCATGAAAACAACCGATATTACGAGATCATGGAGTATGCTCCAATCGACTTCTTTGCGGTTGTAATGAGTGGAGAGATGTCGAGacaagaaatcaactgCTGCTTGAAACAAATCATCGAAGGAGTGGCTTATTTGCATAGTTTGGGGTTGGCCCACAgagatttgaagttggataatTGTGTGTTGACGGAAGATGGGATTTTAAAAATTATAGATTTTGGCAGTGCggtcatcttcaagtatcCCTATGATCATTACGGCAATTCCAAGGATTCCATTCACTATTGTCATGGTGTGGTTGGTAGTGATCCCTATTTGGCACCTGAAGTGTTGAGAAATTCCAATTCCTACAATCCTCAGCCAGTGGACTTATGGTCAATTGCCATTATCTACTGTTGTATGACGTTAAAACGCTTTCCCTGGAAAATCCCCAACCCTGAGAAGGACAATAGTTTCAAACTCTACTCCATGGAAGATGATAATTGGCATGACTATGTTATCAGCAACGAATGTCATAAGCTATTGCTACAAcaaagaaagttgaagaacacaATTGTGCGGCTGAACAAACGAAAGAAACTGATCCAAGAGTCTGGGGGACCAACCCCTGGAAACCATGACGACATGGAACAGGATCACATGGAGGAGCCTGCACCTACTTCGCAGTCAGAACAACCCGAAGCTGGCACTGAACCATCCGTGCcccaagaaggtgaagagGAGGTTTTAAGTGGAGCAAAGGCCGAGGAAATCATGGccgaattgaagaaaattgAAGATAGGCTCGAAGAGTACGAGAACAAAAAACACGAGATGAAACAACGGTTTATCGAAGCCAAACAAAGAGCTCAAGGTGCTTCGGAAtcaaacaaagaagaagaggaggaaaCAGAactgaaaaagaagagccACAAACAAATACATGGTCCCTATAGATTAATGCGGCTCTTACCCCACGCTTCCAGACCCGTCATCTCCAAGATGTTGCAGGTGGATCCCCATTCTCGAGCTTCATTGGAAGACATCTTGAATGACGAGTGGATAAGAGATATCAAGTGTTGTACCCTCAATAAAGTCGTGAGAAGTGAAGACAACGCCCTAGCTGGCGTCACGTTTGACGAAGACGAAAATGATGTGCTTGTTAAAGGATCTCCACCCCACAACCACACCATTGTGTTTGACAACCAGTAA
- the PSR2 gene encoding RxLR effector protein psr2 (EggNog:ENOG503NTXG; COG:K), translated as MLSALFCCSVDSKEDTDGNYNSKPSSNSKYSQSKIDNSKDLTHSNSNPNKRPKNKKEKMDKDDSSINETETIANTNEEPTATPLHPNQKHDSNGNSNITNSSSDTSEPPTVGSSSSHQQDKVIIAQAGSEDLVDLDLEDMDEDSMMDLTKFQVDQYRNPETGWLLGKKAPHFKNKKCLILDLDETLVHSSFKYLRTADFVIPVEIDNQIHHVYVIKRPGVDEFLEKVGQWYEVVVFTASVSKYGNPLLDKLDIHKSVHHRLFRDSCFNYENNFIKNLSQIGRPLGESIIIDNSPASYIFHPQHSVPISSWFSDTHDNELLDLLPFLHDLSEQNVDDVSLVLDVMLSV; from the coding sequence ATGTTATCGGCCCTCTTCTGTTGTTCTGTTGATTCAAAGGAAGATACAGATGGAAACTACAATTCAAAGCCATCCTCCAATAGCAAGTATTCTCAGTCCAAGATTGATAACTCTAAAGATTTGACTCACTCCAACTCAAATCCCAACAAGCGgcccaaaaacaaaaaagagaaaatgGACAAGGACGACAGCTCCATCAATGAGACCGAAACCATTGCTAACACCAATGAAGAGCCAACGGCCACTCCCTTACACCCCAACCAAAAACACGATAGTAATGGCAACTCtaatatcaccaacagtTCTTCCGACACCAGCGAACCTCCAACTGTTGGTTCGTCCAGCAGCCACCAACAAGACAAAGTCATCATTGCCCAGGCTGGAAGTGAAgatttggtggacttggatttggaggaTATGGATGAAGATTCCATGATggacttgaccaaattTCAAGTCGACCAATACCGTAACCCTGAAACCGGCTGGTTATTGGGCAAGAAAGCCCCCcacttcaagaacaagaagtgcttgatcttggacttggatgaaACGTTGGTCCATTCGTCGTTTAAGTATCTCAGAACCGCTGATTTCGTGATACCTGTGGAGATCGATAACCAGATTCATCATGTGTACGTGATAAAGAGGCCCGGAGTAGAtgagtttttggaaaaagtAGGCCAGTGGTATGAGGTTGTTGTTTTCACAGCGTCGGTGCTGAAGTATGGAAATCCATTATTGGATAAATTGGATATCCACAAATCGGTTCACCACCGATTGTTTAGAGATTCGTGCTTCAACTACGAGAAtaacttcatcaaaaacctTTCGCAGATCGGACGGCCCTTGGGTGAGTCGATTATCATCGACAACTCGCCTGCATCCTACATCTTCCACCCTCAGCATTCGGTGCCCATTTCTTCCTGGTTCAGCGACACTCATGACAACGAGTTATTGGATCTTTTACCATTTTTGCATGATTTGTCCGAGCAAAACGTCGATGACGTCAGCTTGGTCTTGGATGTAATGTTATCAGTTTAA
- a CDS encoding uncharacterized protein (COG:S; EggNog:ENOG503Q3QH) codes for MSAAPTVAHDIVKSFIQRFADLPVDLILRVFELLDDSPVIKEFFLYWPATRDVVIQTYYAHELHCLVTPTSQGHVCVDGSAGSEVYDLHFSGEIDEFLTWNPHIIPHKLVLVTGTDFYSLFDLLQKYSERFRQSPQLEVLMEGSRNYVLEDLKVVLSSPNLHRLQLSRYDFEAISPMFLALLPTLENLKIIQFLGHRVNDWSAYTWPPNLLSLDCSWNTHSDVLTLSFNSSLQELYLNMSDVGTHNLQSLYTRLPSSLKVLMLTYNSIDQLYGNRLQDSIEKLDVSFNRIRYLVDDQPTDKILPENLRELNLSSNIINNASLLKLQGYRWPENLKIVNLSGNRFTNLYLLQLPDSVESLNLDGNDVQFYVDGPLIRSYKFPSQLKYLSFYNSKRLMAQIDAAVSENLVKNHVEFPDGLRHLSMIGCNLRSFSSFKFPKFLSELSVVSNLIASVDSYEFSWKEMVNLKKVDLDQATDTSNWAKPPNLNQQRFSDYFSAHIIHLSTGQCGNQIGAAFWETICDEHGLDNNGNFHGDDKLQRAKLDVYFNEASSGKYVPRAVLVDLEPGTIDNVKTSKIGNLFRPDNYIFGQSSAGNVWAKGHYTEGAELVDSVMEVVRREAEGCDSLQGFQITHSLGGGTGSGMGTLLISKIREEFPDRMMATFSVVPSPKTSDTVIEPYNATLSVHQLVENSDETFCIDNEALYNICQRTLKLNQPNYAELNSLVSSVMSGVTTSLRYPGQLNSDLRKLAVNLVPFPRLHFFMVGYAPLTSIGSKSFRSLSVPELTQQMFDAKNMMAASDPRNGRYLTVAAFFRGKVSVQEVDDEMYKIQQRNSSYFVEWIPNNVQTAICSVPPKDLEMSATFIGNSTSIQELFKRIGTQFSAMFRRKAFLHWYTSEGMDEMEFTEAESNMNDLVSEYQQYQDAVIEEDIDYADEAPLDDN; via the exons ATGTCTGCCGCTCCTACCGTAGCTCATGACATTGTCAAATCATTTATACAACGGTTTGCTGACCTTCCCGTCGACTTGATCCTCAGGGtgtttgaacttcttgatgactCGCCGGTGATCAAGGAGTTTTTTCTCTACTGGCCTGCCACACGAGATGTAGTGATTCAAACCTACTATGCTCACGAGCTCCACTGCTTAGTAACCCCAACCAGTCAAGGTCACGTATGTGTGGATGGACTGGCTGGGAGTGAGGTTTATGACCTTCATTTCTCCGGCGAGATCGATGAGTTCTTGACTTGGAATCCCCATATCATTCCCCACAAATTGGTACTTGTGACCGGAACCGACTTTTACTCGCTTTTCGATCTTCTCCAGAAATACAGTGAACGGTTTCGTCAGAGCCCACAACTCGAGGTGTTGATGGAGGGAAGTAGAAACTAtgttttggaagacttgaaggtggtgttgaGCTCACCTAATTTGCACAGACTACAGTTGTCTCGATATGACTTCGAGGCCATCAGCCCCATGTTTTTGGCATTACTCCCGACGCTTGAAAACCTCAAGATAATCCAATTTTTAGGTCATAGAGTCAATGACTGGTCGGCCTATACCTGGCCCcccaacttgttgagcttgGATTGTTCTTGGAACACACATCTGGATGTACTCACCTTGTCGTTCAACAGCAGTTTACAGGAGTTATACTTGAACATGTCCGACGTTGGCACCCACAACTTGCAGAGCTTGTACACCCGATTACCTCTGctgttgaaggtgttgatgcTTACATATAACAGTATCGACCAGTTGTACGGGAATCGACTTCAGGACTCGATTGAGAAGCTCGATGTTCTGTTCAACCGAATTCGATATCTTGTCGATGATCAGCCAACAGACAAGATCTTGCCTGAGAACCTACGggagttgaatttgagctccaacatcatcaacaatgctTCACTACTCAAGCTTCAGGGTTACCGGTGGCCTGAAAACCTCAAAATTGTCAACTTGAGTGGAAACAGATTCACTAATCTCTACCTTTTGCAACTCCCTGATTCGGTCGAGAGTTTGAACCTTGACGGCAACGATGTGCAATTCTACGTGGATGGGCCCCTCATACGGCTGTACAAATTCCCATCCCAATTGAAGTATCTTCTGTTTTACAATAGTAAACGGCTCATGGCTCAAATCGACGCTGCCGTCTCCGAAAACTTGGTCAAAAACCACGTCGAGTTCCCTGACGGCCTCCGGCATTTGTCCATGATCGGATGCAATCTCCGTTCGTTCAGctccttcaagtttcctAAGTTTCTCTCAGAACTCAGTGTGGTTTCCAACTTAATTGCGTCAGTTGATTCGTACGAGTTCAGCTGGAAGGAGATGGTCAACCTCAAAAAAGTGGATTTGGATCAAGCAACTGATACAAGTAACTGGGCCAAACCGCCAAATCTCAACCAGCAGAGGTTCTC TGATTATTTTTCTGCACACATT ATCCATTTGTCCACTGGTCAATGTGGTAACCAGATTGGAGCTGCGTTCTGGGAAACCATCTGTGATGAGCACGGGTTGGATAACAACGGAAACTTtcatggtgatgataaGTTGCAAAGAGCCAAATTAGATGTGTACTTCAACGAAGCGTCGAGTGGAAAATACGTTCCAAGAGCCgttttggttgatttggAACCAGGTACCATTGATAATGTCAAGACCTCGAAGATCGGTAATTTGTTCAGACCTGATAACTATATTTTTGGTCAAAGCTCTGCTGGTAACGTTTGGGCCAAAGGTCATTACACCGAAGGAGCAGAATTGGTTGATTCGGTCATGGAAGTCGTAAGAAGAGAAGCCGAAGGATGTGACTCCTTGCAAGGGTTCCAGATCACTCACTCTTTGGGTGGTGGTACTGGTTCTGGTATGGGAACTTTGTTAATCAGCAAGATCAGAGAAGAATTCCCCGACAGAATGATGGCAACGTTTTCCGTGgttccaagtccaaagacCAGTGATACCGTTATTGAACCATATAACGCTACGTTGTCTGTCCATcaattggtggaaaactcGGATGAAACTTTCTGTATCGATAACGAGGCCTTGTACAACATTTGTCAAAGAacattgaaattgaaccaaCCAAACTACGCTGAATTGAACAGCTTGGTGTCTTCTGTGATGTCTGGTGTCACCACTTCCTTGCGTTACCCAGGTCAATTGAACTCTGATTTGAGAAAGTTGGCCGTGAACTTAGTTCCCTTCCCAAGATTACATTTCTTCATGGTTGGTTACGCTCCTTTGACTTCGATTGGATCTAAGTCTTTCAGATCTTTGAGTGTTCCTGAATTGACCCAACAGATGTTTGATGCTAAGAACATGATGGCTGCTTCAGACCCAAGAAATGGTAGATACTTGACGGTTGCCGCTTTCTTCAGAGGTAAGGTATCtgtccaagaagttgatgatgaaatgtACAAAATTCAGCAAAGAAACTCGTCCTACTTTGTTGAATGGATTCCAAACAATGTGCAAACTGCTATTTGTTCAGTTCCTCCAAAAGATTTGGAGATGTCTGCCACCTTTATCGGTAACTCCACCTCTATCCAAGAGTTATTCAAGAGAATTGGTACTCAATTCAGTGCCATGTTCAGAAGAAAGGCTTTCTTACATTGGTACACCAGTGAAGGTATGGATGAAATGGAATTTACTGAGGCCGAATCTAATATGAATGACTTGGTTAGTGAATACCAACAATATCAAGATGCagttattgaagaagatatcgaCTACGCTGATGAGGCTCCTTTGGATGACAACTAG